A genomic region of Jeotgalibaca ciconiae contains the following coding sequences:
- the glpO gene encoding type 1 glycerol-3-phosphate oxidase: protein MRHLFGYKQRYQLIEILKNERFDLVIIGGGITGAGVALQAAASGLRTALIDMQDFSEGTSSRSTKLVHGGIRYLKQFDVEVVSDTVRERAIIQKIAPHIPRAAPMLLPVYDEPETTFTMFSLKVAMDLYDQLAGISNNRYRNSLLTKEEVLEREPHLQSENLLGAGAYLDYQNNDSRLVIENIKQAVEDGAVAVSRVKASQILHDELGRVNGVLAKDELTKEEFTIQADFVMNAAGPWVDEVRKLDHAISHTPQMRPTKGVHLVVDKEKLNVTHATYFDTDKQDGRMIFVIPRESKTYFGTTDTDYHGDLKQPKITQEDVNYLLEIINNRYPKANITLGDIEASWAGIRPLIANNKDSVYNGGQKKNLSDDSFTKIVKTVEKFLENHASREEVEKVIHEAEIIGENTAINPSAISRGSDLTVEEGGLLTLAGGKLTDYRLMAKGAMEKITELFAQKGKVVELIDSSKYPVSGGKLDPEMVEEEIKKLIDIGVSEGFEKDEAKFIVELYGSNAIVIFSDRRRKPFPRLSMSESLSLRYALEKEMVLTPVDYFMRRTNYLLFMSDRLNVIKHPVVDAMAEYFEWDSSTKEKHLTELDKQIAETELAYLK, encoded by the coding sequence ATGAGGCATTTGTTTGGATACAAGCAGCGATATCAATTAATTGAAATACTTAAAAATGAGAGGTTTGATTTAGTCATTATTGGCGGAGGGATAACGGGTGCAGGAGTTGCATTGCAAGCTGCCGCATCAGGTCTGCGAACGGCTTTGATTGATATGCAAGATTTTTCAGAAGGAACATCCTCTCGTTCCACAAAATTAGTTCATGGTGGAATTCGTTATTTAAAGCAATTTGATGTAGAAGTAGTTTCTGATACGGTTCGGGAACGTGCCATTATTCAGAAAATTGCTCCGCATATTCCTAGAGCAGCACCCATGCTCTTACCTGTTTATGATGAGCCTGAAACGACTTTTACGATGTTTTCCTTAAAAGTGGCAATGGATTTGTATGATCAGTTGGCTGGAATTTCAAATAATAGATATCGCAACTCTCTTTTGACAAAGGAAGAAGTGTTAGAAAGAGAGCCTCATTTGCAATCAGAAAATCTACTTGGTGCAGGTGCTTATCTGGATTACCAAAACAATGATTCGAGACTGGTTATTGAGAATATCAAGCAAGCTGTCGAGGATGGGGCAGTTGCGGTTAGTCGTGTAAAAGCAAGCCAAATTCTTCATGATGAACTTGGAAGAGTGAACGGGGTTCTAGCTAAAGATGAATTGACAAAGGAAGAATTTACGATTCAAGCCGATTTCGTTATGAATGCTGCTGGCCCTTGGGTGGATGAAGTTAGAAAGCTGGATCATGCAATTTCTCATACACCTCAAATGCGCCCGACAAAAGGAGTACATTTAGTCGTTGATAAAGAAAAACTAAACGTGACACATGCAACTTATTTTGACACAGATAAACAAGACGGACGAATGATCTTTGTTATTCCACGAGAAAGTAAAACGTACTTTGGTACGACAGATACAGATTATCATGGAGACTTAAAGCAGCCAAAGATTACGCAAGAAGATGTGAATTACCTATTAGAAATTATAAATAATCGTTATCCGAAGGCAAACATAACTCTTGGAGATATTGAAGCTAGTTGGGCTGGCATACGCCCATTGATTGCAAACAATAAAGATTCTGTTTACAACGGTGGACAGAAAAAGAATCTCAGTGATGACAGCTTTACCAAGATTGTCAAAACAGTGGAGAAGTTTTTAGAAAACCATGCTTCAAGGGAGGAAGTAGAAAAAGTGATTCATGAAGCGGAGATAATTGGAGAAAATACAGCAATAAATCCTTCTGCTATATCAAGAGGCAGTGACTTAACTGTGGAAGAAGGTGGGCTGTTAACCTTAGCAGGAGGAAAGTTAACCGACTATCGGCTCATGGCAAAAGGGGCAATGGAAAAGATTACTGAATTATTTGCTCAAAAAGGAAAAGTAGTCGAACTAATTGATTCAAGTAAATATCCTGTTTCAGGAGGAAAGTTGGATCCGGAAATGGTTGAAGAAGAAATAAAGAAGTTGATTGATATCGGCGTTAGTGAAGGTTTCGAAAAAGACGAGGCAAAATTTATTGTTGAGTTATATGGTTCGAATGCAATCGTCATTTTTTCTGATAGAAGGAGAAAACCATTTCCAAGGTTATCGATGAGTGAATCACTATCATTACGGTACGCGCTGGAAAAAGAAATGGTTCTTACACCCGTCGATTATTTTATGAGAAGAACCAATTATCTGTTATTTATGAGTGACCGCTTGAATGTAATTAAACACCCTGTGGTGGACGCAATGGCCGAGTATTTTGAGTGGGATTCATCTACAAAAGAAAAACACCTTACAGAATTAGATAAGCAAATAGCAGAAACAGAACTAGCTTATTTGAAATAA
- a CDS encoding carbohydrate ABC transporter permease, whose amino-acid sequence MISLTRFDKGILWLNRILIGFLILVTLSPLLYVLIASFMDPFILRSQGLSLNPGDWTLEGYKRVLQDPAILRGFLNSIIYSLSFSILTVAVSILTAYPLARKDLVGKRAITIFLMITMFIGGGLVPTYLLVKNLGMLNSIWAIILPGAVNVWNIILARTYFRQLPNELEEAAIIDGANEMQVFFKIMLPLAKPIIFVLFLYAFVGQWNSYFDAMIYLNDADLQPLQLVLRQILIQNQPQQNMVGAVTEMAEMAQLAELIKYSTIVISSLPLLIMYPFFQKYFDKGMMAGSLKG is encoded by the coding sequence ATGATTTCACTTACTAGATTTGATAAAGGAATATTATGGCTGAATCGAATTCTTATCGGTTTCCTGATACTTGTGACTTTATCACCATTACTCTATGTTCTTATCGCTTCCTTTATGGATCCCTTTATACTACGTTCTCAAGGACTTAGTCTTAATCCAGGAGATTGGACATTAGAAGGATATAAACGAGTATTACAGGATCCTGCAATACTAAGAGGTTTCCTGAATTCTATCATTTACTCTTTGAGTTTCAGTATATTGACCGTTGCTGTCTCCATCCTGACAGCGTATCCTTTGGCCAGAAAAGACCTAGTTGGAAAACGTGCCATCACCATTTTCTTGATGATTACCATGTTTATTGGGGGCGGCTTAGTTCCAACTTATTTACTGGTTAAAAATTTAGGGATGCTCAATTCAATATGGGCGATTATTTTGCCGGGAGCCGTAAATGTCTGGAACATTATTTTAGCCCGAACCTATTTTAGACAATTGCCAAATGAACTAGAAGAAGCGGCAATTATAGATGGCGCTAATGAAATGCAGGTTTTCTTTAAAATTATGTTGCCATTGGCGAAACCCATTATCTTTGTTCTCTTTCTGTACGCATTTGTAGGACAATGGAATTCTTATTTTGATGCAATGATTTATTTAAATGATGCCGATTTACAACCACTTCAATTAGTGTTGAGACAGATATTGATTCAGAACCAACCACAACAAAACATGGTGGGAGCAGTTACTGAAATGGCAGAAATGGCTCAGTTAGCTGAATTAATTAAATATTCAACGATTGTAATATCCAGTTTGCCGCTTTTGATTATGTACCCATTCTTCCAAAAATACTTTGACAAAGGTATGATGGCAGGTTCCCTTAAAGGATAA
- the dapB gene encoding 4-hydroxy-tetrahydrodipicolinate reductase, which produces MKIGLVGYGAMGKVVEESIQVDDELAIFAPEYDSSLADYQEKVDVLLDFSNPANLDTIIEYATTHKVPVVIATTGYSEEQEERINQLSKEVPVLLSANYSLGVILMNRILKDYSPILKDYFDIEIIEKHHRWKEDAPSGTAKMFANTINETLNYDFVYGREGVAKRTDKEIGVHAVRGGSIVGEHEVLFAGQDEVLTIKHQAFSKKIFAVGALNGARWLSDQKVGFYDMNDVLFES; this is translated from the coding sequence TTGAAAATTGGTCTTGTAGGTTATGGAGCAATGGGGAAAGTTGTCGAAGAATCCATTCAAGTAGACGATGAACTAGCTATTTTTGCTCCAGAATATGATTCCTCTTTAGCAGATTATCAGGAAAAAGTAGACGTCTTACTTGATTTTTCTAACCCTGCTAATTTGGATACGATTATCGAATATGCAACAACGCATAAGGTTCCAGTTGTTATTGCGACAACAGGCTATTCTGAAGAACAGGAAGAAAGAATCAATCAATTAAGTAAGGAAGTTCCTGTTTTATTAAGTGCGAACTATAGTCTGGGTGTTATCTTGATGAACCGTATTCTAAAAGATTACTCCCCTATTTTAAAAGATTATTTTGATATTGAAATTATTGAAAAACATCACCGTTGGAAAGAAGATGCCCCTTCTGGAACAGCGAAAATGTTTGCCAACACAATTAATGAAACGTTAAATTATGATTTTGTCTATGGTCGCGAAGGTGTTGCTAAACGTACAGATAAAGAAATTGGCGTTCATGCGGTTCGTGGTGGAAGCATTGTAGGCGAACACGAAGTTCTTTTTGCAGGACAAGACGAAGTCCTTACCATTAAACATCAGGCATTTTCTAAGAAGATATTTGCCGTAGGTGCCTTAAATGGGGCAAGATGGTTAAGCGACCAAAAAGTTGGATTTTATGATATGAATGACGTCTTATTTGAATCATGA
- a CDS encoding ABC transporter substrate-binding protein: MKKQKLVPVVLSALSMSILAACGGNSDGASSPDYELTDISFPLEETVTLKMTTSSSPLAPADPNDKLIFQRLEEQSNVQIDWKNYSSDYVEKRNLDISSGDLPDAMWNAGASDYDLLSWADDGVIIPIEDLIEQHMPNFKKILDENPEYLAMITAPDGHIYSLPWIEELGQGKESIHTVNDIPWINVDWLNELGLDMPQTTDELMTVLEAFKTQDPNGNGEADEIPISFIYDGGNEDMKFLFGAFGIGDNDDHLVVNDDGTIDFTADNEEYKEAIKYFNELYTKGLIDIEAFEHDWNSYVAKGKQQRYGLYFTWDKMNISGDNDSYEPLPVLEGPSGEKHVTRTNGFGFSRDRFVITSANKNLELTAKWADQMYDPVQSVQNNWGTYGDEEQQNIFEYDKDTNSLKHLPLEGAAPGELRQKTEAGGPLAILDEYYGKFTTMPDDAEWRINIFKDNYLEYVHNENNYPRVFLSLDQADRIAQIDADLYPFVNRKRAEWITNGKIDEEWDSYIEELDRLKLQEWMTIKQDAYDFFQSNNE; encoded by the coding sequence ATGAAAAAACAAAAATTAGTTCCTGTTGTATTGTCTGCACTATCAATGTCTATTCTCGCTGCTTGTGGAGGGAACTCAGATGGAGCATCCTCACCTGATTATGAGCTAACAGATATATCATTCCCATTAGAAGAAACAGTCACATTAAAAATGACTACTTCCAGCTCGCCTCTAGCACCTGCAGATCCAAATGATAAGTTGATCTTCCAAAGATTAGAAGAACAATCGAACGTGCAAATCGACTGGAAAAATTACTCATCTGATTATGTTGAAAAACGTAATTTAGATATTTCTTCAGGAGATTTACCGGATGCAATGTGGAATGCAGGCGCAAGTGATTATGATTTATTATCATGGGCCGATGATGGCGTAATTATTCCAATAGAAGACTTGATTGAACAGCACATGCCTAATTTTAAAAAGATACTGGATGAAAATCCTGAATATCTTGCAATGATTACCGCGCCAGATGGGCATATCTATTCTCTTCCATGGATTGAAGAGTTGGGCCAAGGAAAAGAGTCGATTCATACAGTGAACGATATTCCTTGGATAAATGTTGATTGGCTAAATGAGCTGGGTCTGGACATGCCCCAAACTACAGATGAATTAATGACCGTTTTAGAAGCCTTTAAAACGCAAGATCCAAACGGCAATGGAGAAGCGGACGAAATTCCTATTTCATTTATCTATGACGGTGGAAATGAAGACATGAAGTTTCTCTTTGGCGCTTTTGGAATTGGAGACAATGATGATCATTTAGTTGTGAATGACGATGGAACGATCGATTTTACAGCTGATAATGAAGAATACAAAGAAGCGATTAAGTATTTTAATGAATTATATACAAAAGGATTAATCGATATAGAAGCGTTTGAACACGATTGGAATTCCTATGTGGCGAAAGGGAAACAACAGCGATATGGTCTGTATTTCACTTGGGACAAGATGAATATTTCGGGTGATAACGATTCTTACGAGCCACTGCCAGTTTTAGAGGGACCAAGTGGAGAAAAACATGTGACACGGACAAATGGTTTCGGCTTTAGTAGAGACCGCTTTGTTATTACAAGTGCTAATAAAAACTTAGAGCTAACAGCAAAATGGGCTGATCAAATGTATGATCCCGTTCAATCAGTTCAAAATAATTGGGGTACATACGGCGATGAAGAACAACAAAATATTTTTGAATACGATAAAGATACAAATTCATTAAAACATTTACCACTTGAAGGAGCAGCGCCTGGTGAACTTCGTCAAAAGACAGAAGCAGGAGGTCCTCTAGCAATTTTGGATGAATATTATGGGAAATTTACAACGATGCCCGATGATGCAGAATGGCGTATAAATATTTTCAAAGACAATTATTTGGAATATGTTCACAATGAAAATAATTACCCGAGAGTATTCTTATCGCTGGATCAGGCTGATCGTATTGCTCAAATTGATGCAGATCTATACCCATTTGTAAACAGGAAACGAGCTGAATGGATTACAAACGGCAAGATTGATGAAGAATGGGATAGTTATATTGAAGAATTAGATCGTTTGAAATTACAAGAGTGGATGACGATTAAACAAGATGCTTACGATTTTTTTCAATCAAACAATGAATAA
- a CDS encoding ABC transporter permease, producing the protein MAKPIKRSSKWAYIKKHRLLYLMLLPGLLLTLIFKYIPMYGILLAFKDYNPLKGIWGSEWIGLDNFIQFIDSPNFKILLENTLKISIFGLLLGFLPPIILALSLNQIMNKKWKKRFQLILYGPNFISLVIVVGMLFMFLSADGPINGVLRSWTGRSVPFMTEPSYFRTIYIMSGIWQGMGWASVLYTATLSNVSQDLVDASFIDGANLLQRIWYIDLPTLRPIMLIQFILSVGGIMNVGYEKAFLMQTSMNLPVSEIISTYVYKVGLQMGDYGYSTAVGLFNTVINIILLLIVNAVANKINSDESAL; encoded by the coding sequence ATGGCTAAACCAATCAAGCGTTCTTCTAAGTGGGCCTATATAAAAAAACATCGACTTTTATATTTAATGTTATTGCCGGGTCTCCTGTTAACACTTATTTTTAAATATATTCCTATGTATGGAATTCTATTAGCTTTTAAAGATTACAATCCATTGAAAGGAATATGGGGTAGTGAGTGGATTGGATTAGATAACTTTATCCAATTTATTGATTCACCAAACTTTAAAATATTGCTTGAAAATACGTTGAAAATAAGTATTTTCGGATTGTTGCTTGGCTTTTTACCGCCTATCATACTTGCACTATCATTGAATCAAATTATGAATAAGAAATGGAAAAAAAGATTTCAATTGATTTTGTATGGACCAAATTTCATATCACTCGTTATAGTAGTCGGAATGTTATTCATGTTTCTTTCTGCTGATGGTCCAATAAATGGTGTTTTAAGATCATGGACAGGCAGATCTGTTCCTTTTATGACCGAACCTTCCTATTTCCGTACAATTTATATAATGTCAGGTATCTGGCAAGGAATGGGGTGGGCTTCTGTTTTGTATACAGCGACATTATCTAATGTAAGCCAAGACTTAGTCGATGCTTCTTTCATCGATGGAGCCAACCTTTTACAGCGGATTTGGTACATTGATCTTCCAACATTGAGACCGATTATGTTGATCCAATTTATTTTATCTGTTGGAGGAATTATGAACGTAGGATATGAAAAAGCTTTCCTTATGCAGACATCCATGAACCTACCGGTATCGGAAATTATATCCACCTATGTTTATAAGGTTGGTTTGCAAATGGGAGACTACGGTTATTCAACAGCAGTTGGATTATTCAATACAGTAATTAATATTATTTTGCTGCTGATTGTCAATGCGGTTGCCAATAAAATAAATAGCGATGAAAGCGCCTTATAA
- the glpK gene encoding glycerol kinase GlpK, translating into MDTYIMSIDQGTTSSRAVIFNKKGKQVVASQKEFTQYFPNPGWVEHDGKEIWTSVQSVIAGALIESGIRPKQITGIGITNQRETTLIWEKDTGMPIYNAIVWQSKQTSPIADELKENGYEEMIQKKTGLPIDSYFSATKVKWILDHVEGSRERAKKGELLFGTVDTWLVWKLTGGKVHVTDYTNASRTMMFNIYDLKWDKEILDLLDIPEELLPEVKSNSEVYGKTEDYHFYGNHVPIGGIAGDQQAALFGQKAFERGMVKNTYGTGAFIIMNTGEEPMLSENGLLTTIGYGIDGKINYALEGSIFVAGSAIQWLRDGLRMFPDSADSEEYAKQVEDSDNVYVVPAFTGLGAPYWDQTARGAIFGLTRGTTKEHFVRATLESLAYQTADVVRTMALDSGVEIQLLRADGGASKNDFLMQFQADILQTRVERASYLETTALGVAYLAGLAVGYWKDMDEIKAFSEEGTSFEPKMPKEVSEDLYAGWQEAVKATIQFKHEPKY; encoded by the coding sequence ATGGACACATACATCATGTCAATTGACCAAGGAACAACTTCTTCCAGAGCAGTAATCTTCAATAAAAAAGGAAAACAAGTGGTAGCTTCACAAAAAGAATTTACCCAATATTTTCCCAATCCGGGTTGGGTGGAACATGATGGGAAAGAAATCTGGACGTCTGTTCAATCGGTTATTGCCGGAGCGTTGATTGAAAGTGGCATAAGGCCAAAACAAATTACCGGAATTGGAATTACTAATCAACGTGAGACAACTTTGATCTGGGAAAAGGACACTGGAATGCCCATTTACAATGCGATTGTTTGGCAATCCAAACAAACCAGTCCCATAGCAGATGAGTTAAAAGAAAATGGCTATGAGGAAATGATCCAGAAAAAAACGGGATTGCCGATTGATTCTTATTTTTCAGCAACCAAGGTGAAGTGGATTTTGGACCATGTGGAGGGTTCCAGAGAACGAGCGAAAAAGGGGGAGTTATTATTTGGGACAGTCGATACTTGGCTTGTCTGGAAATTGACTGGAGGAAAGGTCCACGTTACGGATTACACTAATGCAAGCCGGACAATGATGTTTAACATTTATGATTTAAAATGGGATAAAGAGATTTTGGATCTATTAGACATACCAGAAGAATTGCTTCCTGAAGTGAAATCAAACTCGGAGGTATACGGGAAAACAGAAGATTATCATTTTTATGGTAACCACGTTCCAATTGGAGGAATTGCTGGCGATCAGCAAGCAGCATTATTCGGGCAAAAAGCATTTGAAAGAGGAATGGTAAAGAATACTTACGGAACAGGCGCTTTTATTATCATGAATACAGGTGAAGAGCCAATGCTTTCTGAAAATGGTTTGCTGACAACAATTGGTTACGGTATTGATGGGAAAATAAATTATGCTTTAGAAGGCAGTATCTTTGTGGCAGGATCAGCGATTCAATGGCTGCGTGATGGACTTCGAATGTTTCCAGACTCAGCTGATTCGGAAGAATATGCAAAACAGGTGGAAGACAGCGATAACGTTTATGTTGTACCAGCTTTTACGGGGCTAGGAGCACCGTATTGGGATCAAACTGCTCGTGGAGCAATTTTTGGCCTGACTCGCGGCACAACAAAAGAGCATTTTGTACGAGCGACGCTGGAATCATTGGCCTATCAAACTGCTGATGTTGTTCGGACAATGGCACTCGATTCAGGAGTCGAAATTCAATTACTTCGCGCTGATGGAGGTGCATCCAAAAATGATTTTTTAATGCAATTTCAGGCAGACATTTTACAGACTCGAGTAGAGCGCGCATCGTACTTGGAAACAACCGCTTTAGGAGTGGCTTATCTAGCAGGCTTAGCAGTGGGGTACTGGAAAGATATGGATGAAATCAAAGCATTCAGCGAAGAAGGAACAAGCTTTGAACCAAAAATGCCAAAAGAGGTTAGTGAAGATTTATATGCCGGCTGGCAAGAAGCAGTAAAAGCCACTATCCAATTTAAGCATGAGCCGAAATATTGA
- the dapA gene encoding 4-hydroxy-tetrahydrodipicolinate synthase has protein sequence MLSGSLVAIITPMNEDGSINFDKMGELIEYHIENKTDGIVLLGTTGEASTMTFEEEKELVAFAAEKIAKRVPLVVGSGSNNTSTAVENSKAFAENGADMLLVVTPYYNRANDGGMIRHFELIANSVNVPIILYNVPGRTGCSLSPAVVEVLSKHPNINGIKEASGDISYAVKLAPLLSEDFVMYSGNDDIIIPMLSLGARGVISVWANIMPKEVHDLVTLYLEGKQKEALAIQTGYLDLVDVLFCETNPIPVKHAMNELGFEVGPLRMPLGEMDEPNYRKLVATIDKYKEVLS, from the coding sequence ATGTTAAGTGGATCTTTAGTAGCAATTATTACTCCCATGAATGAAGATGGCAGTATCAACTTTGACAAAATGGGCGAACTGATTGAGTATCATATCGAAAATAAAACAGACGGCATTGTTCTTTTAGGCACTACCGGGGAAGCATCAACGATGACTTTTGAGGAAGAGAAAGAACTAGTGGCTTTTGCTGCTGAAAAAATAGCGAAACGTGTGCCGCTAGTTGTTGGGAGTGGCAGTAATAATACCAGCACCGCAGTGGAAAACAGCAAAGCTTTTGCAGAAAACGGCGCAGATATGTTGCTAGTCGTGACTCCTTACTATAACCGAGCAAACGACGGTGGGATGATTCGCCACTTTGAATTGATTGCTAACAGCGTGAACGTTCCGATTATTCTCTATAATGTACCTGGGCGAACGGGATGTAGTTTATCTCCAGCTGTGGTTGAAGTGCTGTCCAAACATCCGAATATCAACGGAATAAAAGAAGCTTCCGGGGATATCAGTTATGCAGTGAAGTTAGCGCCATTGTTAAGCGAAGATTTTGTCATGTACAGCGGTAATGATGACATTATTATCCCTATGTTAAGTTTAGGTGCAAGAGGGGTTATCAGTGTTTGGGCAAATATCATGCCAAAAGAAGTCCATGATTTGGTTACGTTATATCTAGAAGGTAAACAAAAAGAAGCGTTAGCAATTCAAACCGGATATCTTGATTTAGTAGATGTATTGTTCTGTGAAACGAATCCCATTCCTGTAAAACACGCGATGAATGAATTAGGTTTTGAAGTGGGGCCGTTGCGTATGCCTTTAGGAGAAATGGATGAACCCAATTATAGAAAATTAGTTGCCACGATTGATAAATATAAGGAGGTATTATCTTGA
- a CDS encoding S9 family peptidase: MSKEKLSMESLFDLKSLSQPVAWGDLIFYIETTPNKEENSYHSTIYSIDRVTKERRKWGDGGTRQVGLKVSPNKKYLSYLSNNNKEKKMQVMLMPLDGGSAFALTDEKEGVSNYLWMNNSASIYYQTTELNEKEDDKVPAEKKLPTPTEINKLTYKLDGMGILPQDRTYFIKKISVATEDVQTIMKEEHPIRLSYVSNDERYLLFGDDLDPEDEWSYGSTIYYYDLSSKEKRSLTTSIPKGSFYFGSMSDKEDYLLLLGNGFEHAFVSLNKVYGYDMKDHKLTCLTDELDIEVSDTIVADFQQGASGIPLTWLNEDEFLFSATYHGKIQLYKGNRQGETQILFDRQMHLTDGYYVEGTSEFITTFSTLTITSELGVINLETAELEIIYQPNKKYFETHEVIEPERFWYKGADQWDIQGWYLPPVEKRPNHPAVLYVHGGPQVCYGESFFHEMQVLAADGYGVIMLNPRGGNGYGQEFVASILGDYGNKDYEDLMLGTTHVLNEHPEIDASHLYVAGGSYGGFMTNWIVGHTDRFRAAISQRSISNWISFYGTSDIGAFFVEFQLQRDLSDMEGLWKMSPLAYAKNAKIPILMMHSDQDLRCPMEQAEQFYVAMKKNDVDTKLITFPQSNHGLSRNGLPNLRMKRFDAMMDWLKKYQ, from the coding sequence ATGTCAAAAGAAAAATTAAGCATGGAAAGTCTTTTTGATTTGAAGAGTTTAAGTCAGCCCGTTGCCTGGGGGGATTTAATTTTTTATATTGAAACCACACCAAATAAAGAAGAAAACAGTTATCATTCTACTATTTACAGTATTGATCGTGTTACGAAGGAACGCCGTAAATGGGGAGACGGCGGCACACGGCAAGTTGGGCTAAAGGTTTCACCGAACAAAAAATATCTTTCCTATTTAAGTAATAATAACAAAGAAAAAAAGATGCAAGTCATGTTGATGCCGTTAGATGGCGGTAGCGCCTTTGCTTTAACTGATGAAAAAGAAGGCGTTTCAAATTATCTTTGGATGAATAATAGTGCTTCGATCTATTATCAAACGACAGAACTTAACGAAAAAGAAGACGATAAAGTTCCAGCAGAGAAAAAGCTTCCAACTCCGACAGAAATTAATAAACTTACCTACAAATTGGATGGCATGGGTATTTTGCCGCAAGACCGAACTTATTTCATAAAAAAAATCAGTGTTGCGACTGAAGATGTACAGACGATTATGAAAGAAGAACATCCGATTCGTTTAAGTTACGTTTCAAACGACGAGCGTTACTTATTGTTTGGTGACGATCTAGATCCGGAAGATGAATGGAGCTATGGGAGCACGATTTATTATTACGATTTATCTAGTAAAGAAAAGCGTTCTTTAACGACTTCTATTCCAAAAGGGAGTTTTTACTTTGGTTCGATGTCTGATAAAGAAGATTATCTGCTCTTATTAGGAAATGGATTCGAGCATGCATTTGTTAGCTTGAATAAAGTATACGGTTACGATATGAAAGATCACAAACTTACTTGTTTGACAGATGAATTAGACATTGAAGTGAGCGATACAATCGTTGCCGATTTTCAACAAGGCGCGAGCGGCATCCCTTTAACATGGCTGAATGAAGATGAATTTTTGTTTTCAGCAACTTATCATGGAAAAATACAGCTGTATAAAGGAAATCGCCAAGGTGAAACACAGATTCTTTTTGACCGCCAAATGCATTTGACAGATGGTTATTATGTAGAAGGCACTTCTGAATTTATTACTACTTTTTCAACTCTGACAATCACGAGCGAACTCGGAGTCATTAACCTCGAAACAGCTGAATTGGAAATTATCTATCAACCAAATAAGAAATATTTTGAAACACATGAAGTTATTGAACCCGAACGCTTTTGGTATAAAGGAGCAGATCAATGGGATATCCAAGGTTGGTATCTGCCGCCAGTTGAAAAACGACCAAACCATCCTGCTGTTCTTTATGTCCATGGTGGACCTCAAGTATGCTATGGGGAATCTTTCTTTCATGAAATGCAAGTACTGGCTGCCGACGGTTACGGTGTAATCATGTTGAATCCGCGAGGCGGTAATGGTTATGGACAAGAGTTCGTGGCTTCGATTTTAGGAGATTATGGAAATAAGGATTACGAAGATTTGATGTTAGGCACGACCCATGTCCTTAATGAGCATCCTGAAATTGATGCGAGCCATTTATATGTAGCTGGCGGCAGTTATGGCGGCTTTATGACGAACTGGATTGTCGGACACACAGACCGCTTCCGTGCAGCTATTTCACAGCGTTCAATTTCTAACTGGATTAGTTTTTATGGTACAAGTGATATCGGTGCCTTCTTCGTTGAATTCCAATTGCAACGTGATTTATCAGATATGGAAGGTTTATGGAAAATGTCACCATTAGCCTACGCGAAAAATGCAAAAATACCTATCTTGATGATGCACAGTGATCAAGATTTACGTTGTCCAATGGAACAAGCAGAGCAATTTTATGTGGCAATGAAGAAAAATGACGTCGATACAAAATTAATTACGTTCCCGCAATCCAATCACGGACTTTCCCGGAACGGATTACCTAATCTACGCATGAAACGCTTTGATGCGATGATGGATTGGTTGAAGAAATATCAGTAG